A window of Cryptomeria japonica chromosome 3, Sugi_1.0, whole genome shotgun sequence contains these coding sequences:
- the LOC131053828 gene encoding uncharacterized protein LOC131053828: MEGSSRGNPGPARIGGVGRSNDNKVVFFFSAFKGVHSNNLMETLEILYAIEKRYAPGWRRIDYESDSQIIIDMLSTQSLGDINWQLAMVARQILNLCLSLEYISFSHIPHEWNRFADWLAQWAIENSRGWNVEDRGLLSPEYFGTLDKMIEDDQEI, from the coding sequence ATGGAGGGGTCCTCGAGGGGAAATCCAGGACCTGCAAgaattggtggtgttggtaggagtaATGACAATAAGGTTGttttctttttctctgcttttaAAGGGGTCCATTCTAATAACCTTATGGAGACCCTGGAAATACTCTATGCAATTGAAAAGAGGTATGCTCCTGGTTGGAGAAGGATTGACTATGAATCTGACTCACAGATCATAATTGATATGTTGAGTACTCAAAGTTTAGGGGATATTAATTGGCAGTTAGCCATGGTGGCTAGACAAATTCTAAATTTATGTTTATCCTTGGAGTATATCTCTTTTAGTCACATCCCTCATGAATGGAACAGATTTGCGGATTGGTTGGCCCAATGGGCCATAGAGAACTCTCGGGGGTGGAATGTTGAGGATCGGGGGCTCCTGTCCCCTGAGTATTTTGGCACTCTGgataagatgattgaagatgaccaAGAGATTTAG